A window of the Brassica oleracea var. oleracea cultivar TO1000 unplaced genomic scaffold, BOL UnpScaffold01412, whole genome shotgun sequence genome harbors these coding sequences:
- the LOC106321310 gene encoding CCR4-NOT transcription complex subunit 10 isoform X1 — MDSISSDAARDGSICDEAIVLSVTSALAKDALSYFQSGKFHECIDILIQLNHKKRNDPKVLHNIAIAEYFKNACSNSKKLLEDLNTVKKQSEEFAKEPLEAVNPGSNVSVSKHQFDSTITTLNIAVTWFHLHQYAKCLSILDPLFLNIEPLDETIALQICFLMLDSALACHDAVKFLEVFGHLDKSFGVGFGTHEEIGSTMQLSSNQVSKTSSLLSSSAASDALKSDLAAAESGLCEEGLEYDNVLAEIEAEKRMKPVGHIPANNLLKTIGERSILTVDVKLELQLYKVRFLLLTRNVKLAKREVKHAMNIAQKRDSSMALLLKSQLEYAHGNHRKAIKLLLVSGIQKELRTSGIFNNNLGCIYYQLGKYQAASVLFSKALRNCSSLRKDNPVKLFSLSQDKSLLITYNCGVLYLACGKPLLAAQCFQKASLVFCRQPLLWLRIAECCILALQKGLLEEGNTSSDRSEIRVHVIGKGKWRQLMMEENGFVELGGSAQWPKLSLPLARVCLSNSMYLLNVSLMNDYSKSDLESPLSVMINETKEASWSDHGDADTNSELKEAKGGMNQDIIQNSLSAYKDIRRRENHLLKQALLANMAYVELELENPIKALSAANSLLQLPDCSKIYVFLGHIYAAEALCLLNRPGEAGAHLSAYLLGQEDFKLPFAQEDFDPWRMNMSSDCEETSDCSTGNARDSLKPEEARGALFANLAALFATQGHYDQARPFIQHALTLLPSNVQATITAVYIDLMVGRSEDAVARLKQCTRVSFVPGRLEVRAS, encoded by the exons GTTCTTCACAATATTGCAATTGCAGAGTACTTCAAAAATGCTTGCTCTAATTCCAAGAAACTACTCGAAGATCTTAACACTGTCAAG aaacAGAGTGAAGAATTTGCAAAAGAACCACTGGAAGCTGTAAACCCTGGATCTAACGTCTCTGTGTCCAAGCATCAGTTTGATAGTACTATAACAACTCTCAACATT GCAGTTACCTGGTTTCATCTGCATCAGTATGCAAAATGTTTATCCATTCTAGATCCTCTGTTTCTAAATATTGAGCCGCTAGACGAG ACTATTGCACTTCAAATCTGCTTCTTGATGCTGGATAGTGCGCTGGCTTGTCATGATGCTGTCAAATTTTTG GAGGTGTTTGGCCATCTGGACAAATCTTTTGGTGTTGGTTTTGGAACTCATGAGGAAATTGGAAGCACAATGCAACTTTCTTCAAATCAGGTGTCAAAAACATCTTCTCTCCTGAGCAGCTCGGCGGCCTCAGATGCTTTGAAGTCTGATTTAGCAGCTGCTGAAAGTGGTTTGTGTGAGGAAGGTCTAGAGTATGACAATGTTCTAGCGGAAATTGAGGCCGAGAAACGAATGAAGCCAGTTGGCCATATTCCAGCAAACAATCTTCTCAAGACAATAGGAGAAAGGTCCATCTTGACTGTTGATGTGAAGCTTGAGTTGCAGCTTTACAAGGTCCGGTTCTTACTTCTTACGAGAAACGTAAAACTGGCTAAGCGTGAAGTTAAACATGCGATGAACATTGCTCAAAAAAGGGACTCCTCTATGGCTCTCCTCTTGAAATCTCAGCTTGAGTATGCTCATGGGAATCATCGAAAGGCTATAAAGCTTTTGTTGGTCTCCGGTATTCAAAAAGAATTGAGGACTTCAGGAATCTTCAACAACAACCTTGGTTGCATATACTATCAGCTTGGAAAGTATCAAGCCGCCTCTGTGTTATTTTCGAAAGCTCTAAGGAATTGTTCATCACTAAGAAAGGATAATCCGGTGAAGTTGTTTTCTCTCTCACAGGATAAGTCTCTGTTGATCACTTACAACTGCGGTGTGCTTTATTTAGCTTGTGGAAAGCCTCTACTTGCTGCTCAATGCTTCCAGAAGGCAAGCCTAGTTTTCTGCAGACAGCCCCTCCTCTGGCTCCGTATAGCTGAATGCTGTATACTGGCTTTACAAAAGGGTCTTTTGGAAGAGGGAAACACTTCTTCGGATAGATCAGAAATCAGAGTCCATGTGATTGGGAAAGGGAAGTGGAGACAACTTATGATGGAAGAGAATGGATTCGTGGAACTTGGTGGAAGTGCCCAATGGCCAAAGCTTTCATTGCCACTAGCACGGGTGTGTCTCTCGAATAGCATGTACTTGCTCAATGTGTCTCTCATGAATGACTACTCTAAATCAGATCTTGAGTCACCACTATCCGTGATGATAAATGAGACCAAGGAGGCATCATGGTCTGATCATGGGGATGCTGATACCAACTCAGAATTGAAGGAGGCAAAAGGAGGAATGAACCAGGACATAATTCAAAACTCCCTCTCCGCTTACAAGGATATCCGTAGAAGAGAGAATCATTTGCTCAAACAGGCTCTTCTTGCCAATATGGCTTACGTTGAATTGGAGTTGGAGAATCCTATCAAAGCCTTGTCTGCTGCTAATTCACTCCTGCAACTTCCAGATTGTTCaaagatatatgttttcttaGGCCATATTTACGCAGCGGAGGCTCTCTGCTTGCTCAACAGACCCGGTGAAGCTGGTGCGCATTTATCTGCCTATCTACTCGGACAGGAAGATTTTAAACTACCATTTGCGCAAGAAGACTTTGACCCGTGGCGGATGAACATGAGTTCCGACTGTGAGGAGACATCGGATTGTTCCACAGGAAATGCCCGGGATTCACTCAAGCCAGAAGAAGCTCGTGGAGCACTTTTTGCAAACCTTGCCGCCCTCTTTGCAACACAAGGGCATTATGACCAGGCCAGACCTTTCATTCAACACGCTTTAACTCTCCTACCGAGCAATGTACAAGCTACGATTACAGCGGTCTACATCGATCTCATGGTGGGTAGGTCGGAAGATGCCGTTGCTCGGTTAAAACAGTGTACCCGTGTGAGCTTTGTCCCTGGCAGATTGGAAGTGAGAGCCTCGTAA
- the LOC106321310 gene encoding CCR4-NOT transcription complex subunit 10 isoform X2 produces MDSISSDAARDGSICDEAIVLSVTSALAKDALSYFQSGKFHECIDILIQLNHKKRNDPKVLHNIAIAEYFKNACSNSKKLLEDLNTVKSEEFAKEPLEAVNPGSNVSVSKHQFDSTITTLNIAVTWFHLHQYAKCLSILDPLFLNIEPLDETIALQICFLMLDSALACHDAVKFLEVFGHLDKSFGVGFGTHEEIGSTMQLSSNQVSKTSSLLSSSAASDALKSDLAAAESGLCEEGLEYDNVLAEIEAEKRMKPVGHIPANNLLKTIGERSILTVDVKLELQLYKVRFLLLTRNVKLAKREVKHAMNIAQKRDSSMALLLKSQLEYAHGNHRKAIKLLLVSGIQKELRTSGIFNNNLGCIYYQLGKYQAASVLFSKALRNCSSLRKDNPVKLFSLSQDKSLLITYNCGVLYLACGKPLLAAQCFQKASLVFCRQPLLWLRIAECCILALQKGLLEEGNTSSDRSEIRVHVIGKGKWRQLMMEENGFVELGGSAQWPKLSLPLARVCLSNSMYLLNVSLMNDYSKSDLESPLSVMINETKEASWSDHGDADTNSELKEAKGGMNQDIIQNSLSAYKDIRRRENHLLKQALLANMAYVELELENPIKALSAANSLLQLPDCSKIYVFLGHIYAAEALCLLNRPGEAGAHLSAYLLGQEDFKLPFAQEDFDPWRMNMSSDCEETSDCSTGNARDSLKPEEARGALFANLAALFATQGHYDQARPFIQHALTLLPSNVQATITAVYIDLMVGRSEDAVARLKQCTRVSFVPGRLEVRAS; encoded by the exons GTTCTTCACAATATTGCAATTGCAGAGTACTTCAAAAATGCTTGCTCTAATTCCAAGAAACTACTCGAAGATCTTAACACTGTCAAG AGTGAAGAATTTGCAAAAGAACCACTGGAAGCTGTAAACCCTGGATCTAACGTCTCTGTGTCCAAGCATCAGTTTGATAGTACTATAACAACTCTCAACATT GCAGTTACCTGGTTTCATCTGCATCAGTATGCAAAATGTTTATCCATTCTAGATCCTCTGTTTCTAAATATTGAGCCGCTAGACGAG ACTATTGCACTTCAAATCTGCTTCTTGATGCTGGATAGTGCGCTGGCTTGTCATGATGCTGTCAAATTTTTG GAGGTGTTTGGCCATCTGGACAAATCTTTTGGTGTTGGTTTTGGAACTCATGAGGAAATTGGAAGCACAATGCAACTTTCTTCAAATCAGGTGTCAAAAACATCTTCTCTCCTGAGCAGCTCGGCGGCCTCAGATGCTTTGAAGTCTGATTTAGCAGCTGCTGAAAGTGGTTTGTGTGAGGAAGGTCTAGAGTATGACAATGTTCTAGCGGAAATTGAGGCCGAGAAACGAATGAAGCCAGTTGGCCATATTCCAGCAAACAATCTTCTCAAGACAATAGGAGAAAGGTCCATCTTGACTGTTGATGTGAAGCTTGAGTTGCAGCTTTACAAGGTCCGGTTCTTACTTCTTACGAGAAACGTAAAACTGGCTAAGCGTGAAGTTAAACATGCGATGAACATTGCTCAAAAAAGGGACTCCTCTATGGCTCTCCTCTTGAAATCTCAGCTTGAGTATGCTCATGGGAATCATCGAAAGGCTATAAAGCTTTTGTTGGTCTCCGGTATTCAAAAAGAATTGAGGACTTCAGGAATCTTCAACAACAACCTTGGTTGCATATACTATCAGCTTGGAAAGTATCAAGCCGCCTCTGTGTTATTTTCGAAAGCTCTAAGGAATTGTTCATCACTAAGAAAGGATAATCCGGTGAAGTTGTTTTCTCTCTCACAGGATAAGTCTCTGTTGATCACTTACAACTGCGGTGTGCTTTATTTAGCTTGTGGAAAGCCTCTACTTGCTGCTCAATGCTTCCAGAAGGCAAGCCTAGTTTTCTGCAGACAGCCCCTCCTCTGGCTCCGTATAGCTGAATGCTGTATACTGGCTTTACAAAAGGGTCTTTTGGAAGAGGGAAACACTTCTTCGGATAGATCAGAAATCAGAGTCCATGTGATTGGGAAAGGGAAGTGGAGACAACTTATGATGGAAGAGAATGGATTCGTGGAACTTGGTGGAAGTGCCCAATGGCCAAAGCTTTCATTGCCACTAGCACGGGTGTGTCTCTCGAATAGCATGTACTTGCTCAATGTGTCTCTCATGAATGACTACTCTAAATCAGATCTTGAGTCACCACTATCCGTGATGATAAATGAGACCAAGGAGGCATCATGGTCTGATCATGGGGATGCTGATACCAACTCAGAATTGAAGGAGGCAAAAGGAGGAATGAACCAGGACATAATTCAAAACTCCCTCTCCGCTTACAAGGATATCCGTAGAAGAGAGAATCATTTGCTCAAACAGGCTCTTCTTGCCAATATGGCTTACGTTGAATTGGAGTTGGAGAATCCTATCAAAGCCTTGTCTGCTGCTAATTCACTCCTGCAACTTCCAGATTGTTCaaagatatatgttttcttaGGCCATATTTACGCAGCGGAGGCTCTCTGCTTGCTCAACAGACCCGGTGAAGCTGGTGCGCATTTATCTGCCTATCTACTCGGACAGGAAGATTTTAAACTACCATTTGCGCAAGAAGACTTTGACCCGTGGCGGATGAACATGAGTTCCGACTGTGAGGAGACATCGGATTGTTCCACAGGAAATGCCCGGGATTCACTCAAGCCAGAAGAAGCTCGTGGAGCACTTTTTGCAAACCTTGCCGCCCTCTTTGCAACACAAGGGCATTATGACCAGGCCAGACCTTTCATTCAACACGCTTTAACTCTCCTACCGAGCAATGTACAAGCTACGATTACAGCGGTCTACATCGATCTCATGGTGGGTAGGTCGGAAGATGCCGTTGCTCGGTTAAAACAGTGTACCCGTGTGAGCTTTGTCCCTGGCAGATTGGAAGTGAGAGCCTCGTAA